The region GCCACACCCACCGCGGCCGGGCTGTTCGCGCCCCGGCTGCGAGCGATGACGGTGGGCAGCGTCGCGCTGATCTCGTTGCTCGCGTTCGAGGCGTTGGCAGTCGGTACGGCGATGCCGACCGTCGCCCGCAGCCTGGACGGGCTGGCGCTGTACGGGATCGCGTTCGGCGGGCCCTTCGCGACGGGTGTGCTGGCCATGGTCGTGTCCGGCATCTGGTGCGACGCCCGGGGGCCTCGGGGACCGATGTGGCACGGCGTCGCATGGTTCGTGGTGGGGTTGCTGATCGCCGGAACCGCGCCCGTGATGAGTGCGCTGGTCGTCGGGCGGGCAGTGCAGGGTTTCGGCTCCGGGCTGCTCTCGGTGGCGCTCTACGTGATCGTCGGGCAGGCGTACCCCCAGGAGCTGCACCGGAAGATCTTCGCGGCGTTCGCGGCGGCGTGGGTCGTACCGTCGCTGGTGGGGCCTGCGGTCGCCGGCCTGATCGTGCAGTACCTGGGCTGGCGGTGGGTTTTCCTGGCGGTCCCGGCGGTGGCCGTGCCGGCGGTCCTGCTGATCCATCCGGGCCTTCGGTCGCTGGGTCGGAGTGCGGCGACCGGTCCGCCGGCCGGTGCGGCGGAGCGGATCGGGTGGGCGTGCGGTGCCGCGCTGAGTGCCGCGCTGCTGCACATCGGGGGTCAGCAGCGCGGCACCTCCGCCATCGTGTTGATCGTCATCGCCGTGGTCGGCCTGCTGGTCTGCGCCCCGCGCCTGCTGCCGGCCGGCTTCCTCACGGCGGCGCGCGGGCTGCCGACAGTCGTCGGTCTGCGCGGTCTGGCGTCGGCGGCGTTCGTCGGCGCCGAGGTCGTCATCCCGTTGATGCTCTCCCGGGAGCGGGGCTTCTCGCCGACTGCGGCCGGGCTGGTCCTCACGGTCGGCGCGTTGGCCTGGTCGGTGGGCTCCTGGTTGCAGGGTCGGATTCCGGTGCCGATCTCCCGGGCCAGCCTGCCGCGCGCCGGGCTGACCTGCATCACCGTCGGCACCGCCGCGGTGGCGCTGGCCGTCCGGCCGGAGCTGCCGGTGAGTGTCGCCGTGGTCGGCTGGGCGGTCGCCGGCCTCGGCATGGGCTTGCTCTACCCGTCGTTGTCGGTGCTCACCCTGGAGCTGTCCGCCCCGGGTGAGCAGGGTCGTAACAGTTCCTCGCTGCAACTGGGCGACTCTCTCTTCGCGGCGACCGTGCTGGCGCTGACCGGGGCCGTGCTGGCGGCGGGCGGCGCGCCCGGCCCGGCGAGTTACACGCTGACTCTGGTGGTGGCGGCGGCTCTCGCGCTGCTCGGGGCGTTGCTGGCCGGCCGGGTCGTGGTGGGTGGGAGCACGCGACCGCTCGGGTGATCCGGGGAAACGGCCGCATCCGAACCGGTCGGGACGGGAGGATGACGGGCGATGAACTTCCTGACCATCCTGCCGCTCGCCGTGGTGATGGTCGCCGGGTCCCAACTGGTCGTGGCGGTCTTCCTCGCCTCGTCGAACCGGCCCCGGGCGGCGTCGCTGGGCTTCCTCGTCGGCGCCGGGCTGGTGGTCGGGGCCGGAGTGACGGTGAGCTGGCTGTTGACCCGTTGGGTGGGCGGCCTGGCCGCCGACGCCAGTGCCGTCGCCGGCAAGGTCGATCGCGGTCCCGCCATCGACCTGGTGGTTCTCGCACTGCTGGTCAGTCTGGCCGTGGTGGTGTGGGTCAGGCGCAACCGGTCCGGGCCACCGAGATGGCTGGGAAGCATCGAACGTGCCGAACCCCGTCAGGCGGTGCGACTGGGCGCGTTGCTCTTCGTGGTGACACCGACGGACGACCTGACCATGGCCGCCGTCGGCGCGAGCGTGGCCCGGCACAACCTGCCGTGGTGGCACCTGGTGCCGTTCGTGCTGCTCACCGTTCTTCTGCTCGCGCTGCCCCTGCTCGCGTTGCTGCTGCTCGGGGACAGGGCGGCGCGGGCGCTGACCCGGATGCGGGAATGGGCCGAGGGGCACGCCTGGATCGTCAACGAGATCGTGATCGCGTTCTTCGCGTTGCTGACCGTGCTGGACCTGATCCGTTCCGGGTGAGCCGCCGCACTCCCGGTCACGGGGGCGCCGCCTGTGCCGTCGACACCGGTGGGCCCGACGGCTCATCGAACGGGCAGGTGTGCCGCGGTTCGCGGCCGGAGCAGGAGGATGGGATGAGGGTTCTGGTCACCGGAGCGGGCGGTCGCCTGGGGCGTGCAATGCTCGCCCGGCTGCGCGACGACGGTGTCACAGTCCGGGCCACCAGCCGACAGTGGCGTACCGACTCCGAGGTCGAGTGGGTGGTGGCGGACCTCGCGACGGGCGATGGGCTGGACGAGGCGGTGGCCGGGGTGGACGCCGTGCTGCACCTGGCGTCCGCCCCGCAGGGCGGGCAGACCTACCAGGTGGACGTGCTGGGTACCCGCCGGCTGGTGGTGGCCGCCGGTGCCGCCGGGGTGGGACACCTCGTCTACATCTCGATCGTCGGGGTGGACCGGGTGCCGATCCCGTACTACCGGCACAAGCTCTCCGCCGAACAGGTGGTGGCGGCCGGACCGGTGCCGTGGTCGGTGCTGCGGGCCACCCAGTTCCCGCAGTTCCTCGACGACCTGCTCACCACCAGCTCGCGGTTGGGGCCGGTGATCGGGGACCGGGCGGTGCTCGCCCAACCGGTCGATCCGGGCGAGGTGGCGGCGCGGTTGGCGGCTCGGCTGGTCGCTGGTCCGCTGGGCGGCATCGAGGAGTTCGGCGGGCCGCAGGTGCTCCGCTTCGACGAGGCGGTACGGGCGTGGCGGGAGGCCCGAGGCTCGCGCCGACCGCTGCTGCCGGTGCG is a window of Micromonospora sp. WMMD961 DNA encoding:
- a CDS encoding NAD(P)H-binding protein is translated as MRVLVTGAGGRLGRAMLARLRDDGVTVRATSRQWRTDSEVEWVVADLATGDGLDEAVAGVDAVLHLASAPQGGQTYQVDVLGTRRLVVAAGAAGVGHLVYISIVGVDRVPIPYYRHKLSAEQVVAAGPVPWSVLRATQFPQFLDDLLTTSSRLGPVIGDRAVLAQPVDPGEVAARLAARLVAGPLGGIEEFGGPQVLRFDEAVRAWREARGSRRPLLPVRIPGRLGRELRAGGLVTEAVPRGVRTWADHLADTYGGTDRR
- a CDS encoding GAP family protein — protein: MNFLTILPLAVVMVAGSQLVVAVFLASSNRPRAASLGFLVGAGLVVGAGVTVSWLLTRWVGGLAADASAVAGKVDRGPAIDLVVLALLVSLAVVVWVRRNRSGPPRWLGSIERAEPRQAVRLGALLFVVTPTDDLTMAAVGASVARHNLPWWHLVPFVLLTVLLLALPLLALLLLGDRAARALTRMREWAEGHAWIVNEIVIAFFALLTVLDLIRSG
- a CDS encoding MFS transporter, whose amino-acid sequence is MPSTVAPATPTAAGLFAPRLRAMTVGSVALISLLAFEALAVGTAMPTVARSLDGLALYGIAFGGPFATGVLAMVVSGIWCDARGPRGPMWHGVAWFVVGLLIAGTAPVMSALVVGRAVQGFGSGLLSVALYVIVGQAYPQELHRKIFAAFAAAWVVPSLVGPAVAGLIVQYLGWRWVFLAVPAVAVPAVLLIHPGLRSLGRSAATGPPAGAAERIGWACGAALSAALLHIGGQQRGTSAIVLIVIAVVGLLVCAPRLLPAGFLTAARGLPTVVGLRGLASAAFVGAEVVIPLMLSRERGFSPTAAGLVLTVGALAWSVGSWLQGRIPVPISRASLPRAGLTCITVGTAAVALAVRPELPVSVAVVGWAVAGLGMGLLYPSLSVLTLELSAPGEQGRNSSSLQLGDSLFAATVLALTGAVLAAGGAPGPASYTLTLVVAAALALLGALLAGRVVVGGSTRPLG